A genome region from candidate division KSB1 bacterium includes the following:
- the trmB gene encoding tRNA (guanosine(46)-N7)-methyltransferase TrmB — MYQKWWSMPKKKQKRIRAVQRFENVTHDPAPYRGRWRSHVFKNESPITLELGCGKGEYTTAFAQTFPDRNFIGLDLKAARIWVGAKTAQDTGLDNAFFIVGNALDLPRMFAKGEIEEIWIPFPDPFYKKPRKRLMSPRYLHAYRDILTPDSFLHFKTDDPRLYHYATASIPRAEGWIHHAADDLYRSHIEDERVKLATTYESRHRALGKPIKYIRFSLPAHDWFRRDMRRDTWVNE; from the coding sequence ATTTACCAGAAATGGTGGTCTATGCCGAAAAAGAAACAAAAGCGTATCCGAGCTGTTCAGCGTTTTGAGAATGTCACGCATGATCCGGCCCCGTACAGAGGCCGCTGGCGCTCTCATGTTTTTAAAAACGAGTCTCCGATTACATTGGAACTGGGGTGCGGCAAAGGGGAATATACCACCGCCTTTGCTCAAACCTTTCCGGATCGGAATTTTATCGGACTTGATCTCAAAGCCGCCCGTATCTGGGTGGGCGCCAAAACCGCTCAGGATACCGGACTGGATAATGCTTTCTTTATTGTCGGCAATGCCCTTGATCTGCCCCGCATGTTCGCTAAAGGTGAAATCGAAGAAATCTGGATTCCGTTTCCGGATCCGTTTTATAAAAAGCCGCGCAAACGCCTGATGTCACCCCGATATCTGCATGCATACCGGGATATATTGACACCGGATTCTTTCCTGCATTTTAAAACCGATGATCCGCGGCTCTATCACTATGCCACTGCGTCTATTCCGCGTGCCGAAGGCTGGATTCATCACGCCGCTGATGATCTGTATCGGAGCCATATTGAGGACGAGCGGGTAAAGCTGGCCACCACCTACGAATCCCGGCATCGCGCCCTGGGCAAACCTATAAAATATATCCGATTTTCACTACCCGCCCATGATTGGTTCCGTCGGGATATGAGGCGTGATACGTGGGTGAATGAATAA
- the cutA gene encoding divalent-cation tolerance protein CutA — translation MDYCITLVTFPNCEEADKISAALVDQKLAACANRIDTVTSFFRWQNKVEHEQEILVVYKTRATRLNALIETVKELHSYEVPEVIALPILAGSDDYLQWIKDETQIT, via the coding sequence ATGGATTATTGTATAACCCTGGTGACGTTTCCCAACTGTGAGGAAGCGGATAAAATTTCAGCAGCGCTGGTGGATCAAAAACTGGCGGCTTGCGCCAACCGCATTGACACTGTCACTTCTTTTTTCAGATGGCAAAACAAAGTGGAACACGAACAGGAGATTCTGGTTGTGTACAAAACCCGCGCAACAAGGCTAAATGCGCTAATCGAAACCGTCAAGGAACTGCATTCTTATGAGGTCCCCGAGGTCATTGCATTGCCGATTCTCGCGGGTTCAGATGACTATTTACAGTGGATCAAAGATGAAACACAAATCACCTGA
- a CDS encoding MBL fold metallo-hydrolase gives MKHKSPETALDITVLGSGTCAITPERSCAGYALHCRDQLIIMDMGFGALRRMMQANIDYREIDVILITHEHLDHSSDLAPLLMALHHTPGFIRRAPLTLVGPKGFKRFLTGCRDLYGDWLLENETFDLVIHELDNETLEIAPCAIKACPMHHSRPSVGYRIEYQERSLAYSGDTGMCDQVIDLNRDADLAILECSFPDDQPFEYHLTPEQVGTIAAAAGCRRLLLTHFYPMMENVDIIGMVKKQYNGVISLAYDLERIQV, from the coding sequence ATGAAACACAAATCACCTGAAACTGCTTTGGATATAACAGTACTGGGATCCGGAACCTGCGCGATCACACCGGAACGCTCCTGCGCCGGATATGCCCTGCACTGCAGAGATCAACTGATCATCATGGACATGGGATTTGGCGCCTTGCGCAGGATGATGCAGGCCAATATCGATTATCGTGAAATCGATGTGATTCTGATCACACATGAACATTTAGATCACAGCTCAGATCTGGCGCCGTTGCTGATGGCGCTGCATCACACGCCCGGTTTCATCCGGCGTGCGCCGCTGACCCTTGTCGGACCAAAAGGATTCAAACGATTTTTAACCGGTTGCCGGGATTTGTACGGAGACTGGTTACTTGAAAATGAAACGTTTGATCTGGTGATACACGAATTGGACAATGAAACACTCGAAATCGCCCCGTGCGCCATCAAAGCCTGTCCCATGCATCACTCGCGTCCTTCTGTTGGATACCGAATCGAATATCAGGAGCGCAGCCTGGCTTATTCGGGTGATACCGGGATGTGTGATCAGGTGATCGACCTGAACCGTGATGCGGATCTGGCTATACTGGAATGTTCCTTTCCGGATGACCAGCCGTTCGAATATCATTTGACACCAGAACAGGTGGGAACTATCGCCGCTGCAGCCGGGTGCAGGCGCTTGTTACTGACGCACTTTTATCCCATGATGGAAAATGTTGATATCATCGGTATGGTCAAAAAACAGTACAACGGTGTAATTTCACTGGCGTATGACCTGGAACGAATCCAGGTATAA
- a CDS encoding methyltransferase domain-containing protein: MQHTCPVWIGYLLAHPIRKLFHCPRRILSPFVKSNMTVIDLGSAMGFFSIPMAKLVAPQGRVICLDVQQEMLEQLQRRACKAGVQEQIETRLCPHHTLGLSDVAGHVDFVLASAVIHELANPAEIFKELYGIVHKDGILYIVEPRAHVSRRAFEKSLSQARKAGFKIKEQKRNKATLIKPDNPFVKR; the protein is encoded by the coding sequence ATGCAGCACACATGCCCGGTATGGATAGGTTATTTATTAGCCCACCCCATCCGAAAATTATTTCACTGCCCCAGGCGTATTCTGTCGCCCTTTGTAAAGTCCAACATGACAGTGATTGATCTGGGAAGCGCCATGGGCTTTTTCAGCATTCCCATGGCAAAACTGGTGGCCCCGCAGGGACGTGTCATCTGTCTGGATGTCCAGCAGGAAATGCTGGAACAATTGCAGCGCCGGGCCTGCAAAGCCGGTGTGCAGGAACAGATTGAAACCCGCTTGTGCCCACACCACACGCTCGGTCTGTCCGATGTCGCCGGGCATGTCGATTTTGTGCTCGCGTCTGCGGTAATCCATGAACTCGCCAATCCGGCCGAAATTTTCAAAGAGCTGTACGGGATTGTTCATAAAGACGGTATTTTATATATTGTTGAACCCAGGGCGCATGTCAGCCGCAGAGCATTTGAAAAAAGCCTAAGCCAGGCGCGTAAAGCAGGATTTAAAATCAAAGAGCAGAAACGCAATAAAGCCACACTGATCAAACCGGATAATCCGTTTGTTAAAAGATAA
- a CDS encoding energy transducer TonB, which translates to MLKDKFYRIAFIISILLHLLLFLFYKPLSGFIAMLDNDSQAAETQPLTFELVDSEQPRELVESPEDARVQDPPRDAKFLSDKNAQSQDQQQMTQLPEDQAYSEGLSEFNTYQGGPSRPAQQAPSDQQDSESREQNAARDGTPVYEKSPMQMGKQPFSKELLQQTSPQRAQPGPEGYTDDMNRDNRESDARALGGVSLSTYDWEYAPYLLYMKRRLKDRLYLPQTFVRDGAITGDVTIQFRLMRDGKVKHLKLLGNLGHSAFIAPTLNTVQASDPFKPLPTSFPDPYLDLTWTFVYRIY; encoded by the coding sequence TTGTTAAAAGATAAATTTTACAGAATAGCCTTTATCATTTCGATATTGCTGCACCTGCTGCTGTTTTTATTTTACAAACCGCTATCAGGTTTTATCGCGATGCTGGACAACGATTCACAGGCAGCGGAAACCCAGCCGCTGACATTCGAGCTGGTAGACTCGGAGCAACCGCGTGAACTGGTCGAGTCTCCGGAAGACGCACGCGTACAGGACCCGCCGCGGGACGCCAAGTTTTTATCGGACAAAAATGCACAAAGTCAGGATCAACAGCAGATGACCCAGCTGCCGGAAGATCAGGCCTATAGCGAGGGGTTGAGTGAGTTCAACACCTATCAAGGCGGACCCTCGCGTCCGGCACAGCAGGCGCCATCCGATCAACAAGACAGTGAATCGCGAGAGCAGAATGCAGCCCGGGACGGCACACCGGTTTATGAAAAATCGCCGATGCAAATGGGCAAACAGCCGTTCAGTAAAGAATTATTGCAGCAAACCTCACCGCAGCGCGCTCAACCGGGGCCCGAAGGTTATACAGATGACATGAACCGCGACAATCGCGAGTCTGATGCGCGCGCGCTCGGAGGTGTGTCCTTGAGCACCTATGACTGGGAGTATGCCCCCTATCTGCTGTACATGAAAAGACGTCTCAAAGACAGGCTGTACCTGCCGCAGACCTTTGTGCGCGACGGTGCGATTACAGGAGATGTTACCATTCAATTCAGACTGATGCGCGACGGAAAGGTCAAACATCTGAAACTGCTCGGGAATCTGGGACACAGCGCGTTCATCGCGCCGACCTTGAATACCGTGCAGGCGTCGGACCCGTTCAAACCGCTGCCAACCTCATTCCCGGACCCGTATCTGGATCTGACATGGACGTTTGTATATAGAATTTATTAA
- a CDS encoding MotA/TolQ/ExbB proton channel family protein, which yields MDNIFETLSRGGIIMIPLLLSSIIGLAIVIERAFRLRRKKVLIPEIINIVESLNSIRDIELATSICRKNKGPFANIILTGLENQDLSQKEIKELLNDQGRQEVRTLERGLPSLDTIAGIAPLMGLLGTVLGMIKVFTVISQQGTGQASLLAGGISEALITTATGLVIGILALIMYNYFSNVAEQYILDIEKYTTQLLRKSRLLKQGKAGAE from the coding sequence ATGGACAACATATTTGAAACTCTTTCCCGCGGCGGCATCATCATGATTCCCTTGCTGTTGAGTTCAATCATTGGACTTGCCATCGTCATCGAACGGGCTTTTCGGCTGCGACGTAAAAAAGTATTGATTCCTGAAATTATTAATATTGTCGAGTCACTCAACAGCATCAGAGATATTGAACTGGCAACCTCCATCTGCCGCAAAAACAAAGGTCCATTTGCGAATATTATTCTAACCGGACTGGAGAATCAGGATCTTTCGCAAAAAGAAATCAAAGAACTGTTGAACGATCAGGGACGACAGGAAGTTCGGACTCTGGAACGGGGGCTGCCGTCTCTGGATACCATTGCCGGCATTGCGCCGTTAATGGGGCTGCTGGGTACGGTTCTGGGAATGATCAAAGTATTTACCGTGATTTCACAACAGGGAACCGGACAGGCCAGCCTGCTCGCCGGCGGCATTTCCGAAGCGCTGATCACCACAGCCACCGGACTGGTGATCGGCATACTGGCTTTAATCATGTATAATTATTTTTCAAATGTCGCGGAACAGTATATATTAGACATTGAAAAATACACCACCCAATTGCTGCGCAAAAGCCGTCTGCTCAAACAGGGTAAAGCGGGAGCGGAATAA